The Hypomesus transpacificus isolate Combined female chromosome 12, fHypTra1, whole genome shotgun sequence genome segment ATATCTACCTGAAGCTACCTCAGCGCACAGTCAGGCCCAACCATTGACGTCAGCCACATGAATGAGCGTGCATAGTCTATTAGTCAAACCTACAGAAAATCACAAACAAACCTTGACCTGGAGATGCCTCAAGGGCCCTGTTCATCCAACCCTGTGCATCCAACCCTGTGTATCCAACCCTACTCCAACTGTTGTTGTTGATAAGACTTACAGGGTACGAAGGTTAACTAACGAGACACACAAAAGCTTCCAGTGACTCAGTCTCACTCGTCTGAGGACCAGATTACTGAttgtcttcctttctttttgtaaactaaaaaaagaaaagagaaacacTTTTTTGTTAAAGGGTTACTAGCAGAATAAAATAATACTAAATAAACTGTGAACCATTTAGGGTCACTTGCTTCTTATGATCCTAAATTAGTGCACTTCGTTAGACCAGGGTTGCACACAACCAACAACCTTGTCCTTAATGAAAGAAGCAGGGTGTGATGTCATTGTGGGGAAACAGATTACATCTGATCTCCTTTCCCAGATCAAAATGAAAATTCCTGGAAAGTCTTTGAGCTAAATTCCATCCCCATGGTTCTGATTAAATCCCTCATCTGGGTACATATGTTTTCCTGTTTGCAACTATTGGTTtaattttattgttgttttcaagGAACAGTTATTTCAAAGTTATtttcagtctgtcagtcagtctgtgcTTGGTTGTTCACAGTGTCTTACATAACGCATACAAAATCATGCATAACATTGATTGAAATAGGAGAGGATTAGCAACCAGTTTACTGTAGGTGGCAACACTTTACGTGAAGATTAGATGAACAACCATGTATCTGCTGGGCATACTTATATGGtaaatagggttagggttggtaaATATAACCTTGATGTCAAGTGTTGCCGTCAAGTTGAACATGTCTGTTCTCTGCTTTGTCTTTACAATAACATATTGATGTTGTCCAATCTCATAAAAATAGTTTGAAAGTGGGTTCATGCCTGGACCCAACATGGCTGCACATGAAGGATAGTCATAACCATTTTATTAATCTGTGTTATCCAGCAAGGACAGGGCTCTGGGTACCATTGGTCTGAGCTGCATCCCAatcaaccaatcaacattcatCTTTACCAAGTAGCACAAATGTAGTACCCGTCTGAATCTATTAGGAGATATTAGGTAGAAGATATTAAACTATACACTATTGCAGATGCTTGCATGTGGGAGACTAATGCTGACACATTCTGGACTGACTGGGGGCATGAGTATATTCATATTTCAACTCCATCTCTACAGTTTCACCTAAATCAATAGGAAGGTTCAAATTCCATGAATCAGCTTCCTGATTTCCAGGCTAGACACTTAGTGAAACCTGCACTTCATCAGGGCGCACTAGACGTGTTGTCTGCCCGTGTGACACAGGGTAATCCTGATGCTAGACACACAGGCGGTTATGCTGGTTAATGTTGATAACCATAAATATCTGAAAGGGGCAGGAAGCATGTGGGTTGATAATTAATTTACATTGAACAAGgctgagtttgaagtgacagaTATGAGCTGACAGAATGGGTAcagccttcctcctcttcctcctcctccacttcctcctcctccacttcctcctcctcttccacctcctccacttcctcctcctcttcctccccttcctcctcctcttcctcctcttactcttcctccttttcctcctcctccacttcctcctcctcttctacctcctccacttcctcctcctcttcctccccttcctcctcctcttcctcttcctcctcttccccttcctcctcctcctcttcctcttcctcctctttgggTCCAgccttccccctcttcctcctcctccacttcctcctcgtcttcctcctcctcttcctccccttcctcttcctcctcttcctcttctccctcttcctcctcttcctccttcatcctccacaAGCACAAACATCAGCAAACACACTAGCCACCCAAATAAAGTGATGATTCAAACCTAGTCAAAAGTGCTATAAAACAGGTACACCCAATGGGGAAACAGTAGTCAAGTTATGTTCCTATGTAATTCAGACCATGTTAAGGAGTTATTTTTGGCTGTGAACAGACACAACGCCGCCTAGTGGCAATTTCAGAGCAAGCCAGCCTCGTCACCTCATGCACATCTGTGCACCAACCAACGTCAAGATGCACAACTCCCAACCCTGCAAATTAGGTGAGAAATTCACTTACACATGTAGGATCTACAGCTattgaccagccgccactgcTACACACGATCTACATCTAATGACCAGCCTCCACTGTGCTACAGTGCTACAGTGCTACATATGCACATGTATGATTGATTCTGAATTGTGTCGCCTACATGTGCCCCTAAATTCGGAATTCCTCTCTGCGTTTACATGCACGTGTTCGGCTTCGCAGGGAGAACAACGTTTTCTGTCTTTCCTTGACATATTGTGCAAGGCAGTCATTAACTTTGAACTTAAAACACgatcttctcttttttttttgcattcgcGTTTTCAGTCAAACTTTAGGCCGTGCCATCCTGTTGCTTCCTAGCCCTGTAGTCTGTATTTGCACATATAACCCTGCAGACAGACACTGCTTATTTAAGGAGTCTTCTGAATATCAACACAGACGCCATGCTCGTACTTTTGCCAATAATAGGTTTAGAcaaaaaacagaaacacattctaaccctaacccttaaccCTAACACATGTTTAAGATGTCTTCAGTGATTGAAAGGCCGTCATATACTCTTATAGAAGGCGATAACTCATTTCCTGTTCTCATACAGTATTACAAATTAAGGCTATTGTAAGACTGGAGTTTCACATCCTCTGTGGAAATGCTTGACTTCTGCTGCATGAAAATCATTGTGTCGCCATCTTCCACAACTTCCTTAGGCCTACTAATACTTATCTGGTTCAAACATATACTTAAGAAACGTAGATCCCACTCCGGTAACAATTCAATTGTTCCCAACATATTTTATGAACTCGAAACAAGTGTTTCAGCATTATTCAGAAGAAACTTAaagttttcaaaatgttttttattgtttttgccTGTTTACGGACCAAAAATGCATTTGAGCATTTTATAAAGGCATTACCTGAGATTGGGTAACGGTACAGGCAAGTAATTGGAAGTATTGCATGTAACCAACGGCAAACATTGTTTAGTACAATAAAGACAAATGATCCATACAAACTGTTTGTATGGATTTGGAGTAGcctaaacattttttattattgttatttaattttttattttatataattatatCGTGCTttgtacatttgatttagtccCAAACCTCAATCTGCTAAACCTGAGTGGCAGGAGGTTCCCATCtcctcagagacacacagcagattCCACAgtcaagggccgggtttcccagattcgttaagaagctcttaacgctaagatcttcttaagaatgttctaagagcgttcgagagcgcccttagaacgttcttaagacgctcttagcgttaagagcttcttaacgaatatgGGAAACCCGGGTCATCTTTGTTATCCCACAAATATGGGAATCTGTCAGGATCCAGACATGAGCAATCGAGCGATGAAGGTGGGTCAATATCACTATAAAATGCCTTTGGTGTTCTCATCAGAATCGCTCAGTCATCATGAACATAATGCAAAATAATGACATTCTGAGGTTTTATTATAAATGATcaaacatttacacacaaatGTGTTTTCCTGTTTTTATACAATTTTCTTTGATTGGATGTATGTGATTTGGGCATGTCCCACAAACTGCTCAGATAACTTCAGTGAGTGTAAAAAGTGGTTAAATTACATAAAATTAAAAAACTTTTTGAATGTACTTATTGTCCTCAACAcgttttttaataaaacaattacattttcataATATTAAGCACATTTGCATGTGTCCCTGAAATTGCTGTCCACCCTGTCATTATGGGGTGAACGCCCTTTTAAGAAACCAACTGATGTACATCCCCTCCCCAAGCTCTGCTGCCACACAGGAAGGACCTACACTTAGATTTACTCATTTTCATTATATTGTGTTTGTAGTTTCGTGTTGTCAAGCTTAACATGTCCACCCTGTCATTGTGAAATATTAACTAATATAAAAACCTTTCATAAAttctaaatatatattttaaacagTGCACAGTCAGCCTCCACAGTGAATCACTTTGCTAACTGCAGGTACACCATGTGTTCATTAAATGCTAaacttagggttagggttaaccctaaccttagCCAAACATGTCCACCCTGTCATTGTCCATCCTATTGAATTTGTCCATGACAGGGTGGTTGATGGTTTGCTCGTATATTGTCAGCTTGCAGTTAATTTATAAAAAAGTGCTGGAGCTTGACCAATATGCATTTCTAACAGCCTAAGGTCTCCTTAATACAACACATATGGAAAATCTCAGATTTTTATTTGGGAAATTTTGAAGTCTCAAAGGCACTTTATGTTGATTTTGACCCAGGTCCCTAAGTTTAAATCTGTATTGTATTTTGAAGACCTTGAAACTGTTATTCATGCTTTTATCAAATCACGTTTAGATTACTGTAATTCCCTTTATGATGGTGTCCCCTAGTCCTCAGTCTCCCGTCTTCAAATGGTGCAGAATGCTGCTGCCAGAATTGTACCATCCACTAGGAGAAGTTTGATCACATTTCCCAAGTCTTGGCCTCTTTGCACTGGCTTTCTGTCCAGTATAGAACACTTTTTaagatgttattgtttgtttttaaagctcttaATGGACAGGCCCCTTTGAATATCTCACACCTCATACAACTACACGCATCTGTTAGGTCACTGAGGTCTGCAGACAAACTACTTTTATACACCATTATACTAATTTTATAGCAAaaagtgtgctttataaatTAAATGTACTTACTGACTTACTAACCCTTAACACATCAGCATTCTCCTACATAGCACCAAGGACATCTGTTTCTCATTGCTTCTACATTTGGTTCTATAACCTTTCTTTAGGAATCTGCTTCAATGCTTTAAGATCAATGAAGATAATGTAATTGAACACCTTTGATGGCAATGACAGGCAAAAATATATCAAgtcacaaccctaacccttcgaTGGGAATGAAGTCGATGTTGTCTGTGAGGCAACCCCTTGCTTGTTCATGCGGCCTGTGGTCGTAACGTTAGAGCACTTCCTTGTTTGTTGGATTATTAGAGACTCCTCATTCACTCTCACCACATTCTGcctttcctccacacacacagtatctctctctgttctctcagaATGGGTAGCTTTGTTGCCAACGAAGGACTCTCCATCTTTGTCATTGTGAGTTTTTAACTTTGGGACATTTGTCCACATTTCTGCTTTGTTATTGTAGTTTtaataacaaatatatttttcctcAGCTAGTGTGGCTGGGGCTCAATGCCTTCCTGTTTGTTCATTTCTACATGGCCTTCTTGACTGAGAGGTGGTTCTACACCAGAGTTCTCCTGGGGGTGAGTTTTTCACAATCATCTTTGAAAAAACTACATTGTATATACACATGGTTTTTGTACATTGTGAACAATGTCATAATTAACAGAATATGGCTAATATAACACAGGCTTATTTGTTACAATTTAGGTAAATAAAAACTTCTTAAATTGTATTTGCTAAATGTACTTGCATTGTACACAATGTAATAATGGACAGGAAATACCTAATATAACACATACTTAATATAGTTTaggaaacaaaaaaaacgtcTTAAATTGTACTTTTCTTTTGTGCTGTGCCCAATTAACCCAAAATTACACAAGAAATACAAACAACAGTGTACAGTGTTGATGTATTAAGTCTGGTAGACAGTATCAGACAGTCTGATGCTGTCTGAGTACACATGTTGACTGGAGCTGTCTGCCAGGTGGTCACAACGGCAGAAGTGAAACCTTCAGGTGTTTCTTTTCctgatcgtgtgtgtgtttctggtcaTATCTGTTTCTGCGTGTTATTATGTCTCTCTTACTCCCTTTTCAATtgatttgatccaaaaatatTTACAAGGATATCAGAAAAAGTGTACACGAGAATCCCCTTGATCTCCTGTATGTTAGATAtgtcaagaaaaaaaaacatgaaaaaaccTTAATAGGGCACCATGACTCATTATACAAATCCTCTTGTGGATGTTTGGACAGTTGGGCTGTGGTTGTTTGATGGCGTTTTCCTGATTGTGTCCCCTGTGCTGTTTGGTGGTGTTGTCCTGAGTGTGTGCCCTGTGCTGTTAgggtcagccctaaccctaaccctgtgttggCAGGATGCCCTGTCCTGGGCGAGGGCCCCTGCTGCCTGTCTGAACTTCAACTGCATGCTCATCCTGCTCCCCGTGTGTAGAAACCTTCTGTCTTTCCTGCGCGGGACCATTCAGGTGATCCTTAACTTCATGTTGTGTTTTTCTCACGTCACATACTGTTGTACAATAAAAATATCTAAAACGGTAAAGACCTATTTTGTTTTAAGGCACGTTTTAGTAAGGTCATTTTCAGAAAGTATTGACAAGTGATACAGTAGTTTATAAATGCGTACTGATGACTCTGTGTGGATATTTTAATTGTGTTTAGTGTTGCAGCCGTACAGCTGCCAGACAGCTGGACCGAAACCTGACGTTCCACAAGCTGGTGGCGTACATGATTGCCTTTCACACAGGTAGTCCTCCACACGCAAACACTACTCTAGGAAGGGTTTTTATTTTGTGGTATTTGCAAGCTTTCGATCGTCACTTTAATTTATGAATATGTATTTATTAACTACAATATAGTATTCAAGTTTTTCAAAAatacctctctctgttcctctctccggGGGTCCAGCGGTCCACATCATCGCCCACCTGTTCAACTTTGAGTGGTTCATGGACGCACAGCTGCTGGGGAGCAACCAGCTGCCGCACGTCCTCTCTCAGATTGGTAACGGGGACAACGCCTCCTACCTGAACCCAATCAGAAGCAACCAGACTGTAAGTCTTTTGTCTTCTTATGAGACATCTTCATAGAAGATTTTCTTGTGAAAATTAGATCCTTAGTAAAGTACCTAAAAAACCCACAAACCATAGTCAGACAGGCTCAAATATAAACACTATGATTAAACACTATGTCAGTTTGTCACTTTCACAATATTAACCCATCATGTCACTTCATCATGATATTAACTctaaccctcaccctaacccatcATGTTACCATCTGTATTTCTTCACTTATTCCCATGGTACCGATTCTATTTAAATCATGTGACTTGCAACTTCTGCACATGTTATTAAAGGTAATTAAGCACACTGATTGTGTGCACGTTTGTGACATGGTGATCTATGActgtgtgttagggttagggtgtctCTGTGTCATCAGCAGGGAAATAAAGGACAAAGGGAATGACTCTCCATGCTCCCAACAGGCATAAGTCATTATTCAGGCTGTATGCAACATTATCTGCAatttaacctaaccctaaccctttatgTAACTATGGAAATACAAAAGGGAAGTGGGAGAAGTCCATCTATTCTTGATCAACATTTTATAGACAGACTTAAAAAGATTGTCACCTCTTGCAAGAAAATGAACACCAATTTTTTTAACAAagctaaataaaaaaatgtatgacaCACTTGAGTCGGTACTACAATAGAAgaaacatttagtaatttacaGACAACTTAAAACCTAATTTCTCTTCCTGTAAACAGAACCCTACTATTGTGATGTTCACCACAATCGCTGGTCTGACGGGTGTGGCTATCACCCTGgccctcatcctcatcatcacctCATCCATGGAGGTCATCCGGAGGTCATACTTTGAGGTGTTCTGGTACACCCACCACCTCTTCATCATCTTCTTCATTGGCCTGGTTTTGCATGGATTTGGGTGAGTGGGATGTTTCACAACAGGTTTAGCAGCATCAGTTGGAATCCGAAAACACTAACAATACATCTCATAGTAACATTCTGTACTAACAATACATCTCAGAGTAACATTCTATACTAACAATACATCTCATAGTAACACTCTATACTAACAATACATCTCAGAGTAACATTCTATACTAACAATACATCTCAGAGTAACATTCTATACTAACAATACATCTCATAGTAACACTCTATACTAACAATACATCTCAGAGTAACATTCTATACTAACAATACATCTCATAGTAACACTCTATACTAACAATACATATCTATAGTGTTGTCTTACTGCTGACAGTTGTAAGTTTgaatgtgtaaagtaaaaatgcTAGTCAATCTATCTGTACACTGCACACAAAACCTGCAGTTTTACTATAGCTATTACTGGATCATATAGTATAGTTTTATTATAGTTCTTGAAAagattgaaaatgtttttagaAGCCAAACATCGCTACTATGGCTAGTTAGTCTTAGCAGAGTTAGAGCTGAAAAGGGTTACCTCAGGTTCTAAAGTATTATTCAGTGTTTTGGCAGTTATTTTTCTAAGTAGAAGGTGAAAGGTTATGATGGATGAGTTACAACACAATGGATACATGAACAATGTGAGCTGACATCTACTTGTGTCTAGAGACATTCAGAGGTCTACTAACacctctgcatgtgtgtgggcaATGTTACACCAAGAGGACACTGTGGGATGTGGTAACATGACCTGTGACTTCTGGACCACAGGCGTATTGTGAGGGGACAGACAGCCAGCAGCCTGGACAAACACAAACCGCTGCAATGCAAAGACCAGTTTGAGGCCTGGGGGCAAAACGGAACCATTTGCCCTCAACCCGAGTTTGCCGGGAACCCCCCAATGGTGAGAACGCTCTCCAGTCTCATGACATGTTTACACTCCTGAGCCAGGCTCTAGACCTGCTTTCTGAGAACCGTCCTTTGGCCTTGTTGCAGACATGGAAGTGGGTGGTGGGCCCCATGATCCTCTATGTGTGCGAGAGGCTGGTGCGTTTCTTCCGCTCCCAGCAGAAGGTGGTCATCACCAAGGTCTGTCGTTTTCAATGTTTCATATTTGATACGTTTTTAGCTTTTTTCCCTAAGCAGTGTACAAATTAGGCGTATGGAAAGTATAGCAGGTAGTTCCGTCAGTATTTCGGTGTTCTGAGTCACTGGAGTCAGTCTCCCGCTGAAAATGTCCTGGTGCTGATCCCCCAGGTAGTGATGCACCCCTCCAAGACCCTGGAGCTACAGATGAAGAGGAAGGGGTTCAGGATGGAGGTGGGTCAGTACGTCTTCATGCAGTGCCCTTCTGTCTCCAGCCTGGAGTGGCACCCCTTCACCCTCACCTCGGCCCCCGAGGAGGACCACTTCAGCGTCCACATCCGCATCGTGGGCGACTGGACGCAGGGCCTCTACAAGGCTTGTGGAGGCGACTGTACGGTGCCCCAGGACGCCTGGAAACTGCCCAAGTATGTTTCTTTACAAACTCTGTATGTTTGTAAACATGACTGTATGTTTTAcaacacccccctctccctgtgacAATTTTactttcttgtttttttgttaaaatgtgtgtgcgtttaaTTGTTTTACAAAGTGATGTTATTGTGTGATTGTGATGTAGGATGTGCATGGAGAAAATGCATTCCCGTCCGTGTGTTTAAAGCTGTCCTAACCACTGAGGCAACGGCAGTTGTGGGATGCGGTGGGTTATGTTGTAACAAAGAGAAGTTGTTATCAGGAAGGAGCATGTAGAGGATACTTAGTGAAAGGGATTTTGTAAGATTTCAAAGTTTCCATGATTTCCATACAGCAGACTCTACTGACCTAGAGGAGGAACAAGGTTTAGAAACCACTTGAACCTGTGGAAAGTAAAATGATAGccttaacctaaccctaaccctaatgacAGCCAACAGGAGATCAAATGACCACCAGCAGGTCGAACTTCCAATCATTCATTTTCTGCAGTACTTCCAAGATGTACTATTTGCATAAACCCATAAAACGTTCAATGGGTTACAGCCGGGACAGTCTCAGAACTTTATCATGCCCATAAACAGATACTTCCAATAAATAGCTAAAGActataaaacacattttctctgatatacatttgtatttgtaaatgtaactaacaataaaataaatatgcaGTTTTACACACATAGTTCAGACTGAGTAAATAAtccaggatcagaagtgcacagCTCTGACAGCAGCAGTGTTTTAACCAGCGCTGCTGTGCCCCTCGCCCGCAGGATGGCCATCGACGGTCCGTTTGGCACCGCCAGTGAAGACGTCTTCGGATACGAGGTGGTGATGCTCGTGGGTGCTGGCATCGGGGTCACTCCCTTCGCCTCCATCCTCAAGTCAGTGTGGTACAAACACATCCAGAAGAACCAGGACGTCTTCACCAAGAAGGTGAGCTTGCTCAGAGGAAATCTGATGAGCCAATCAGTACTGATAATGAGCTGATAATGTATATTTTTTATCTTGTATCGTCAAACCTACTGATAGGTTTTCTTTTAAGCAGTGTATTCTAATGCCCTGGTAATACCACACCCGCTATAAAGGAGGCCTGCCATGCCAAGCAGAACTCACCACACTGCACAGCATATTTATTACCTCAGACAGAACGCGTGGCATCAGACTCGTCCCATCATGTCCCAGCCTGCTGATGTCTGACTTCTGCCCTTCAACGTCTTCTGTGTTAGATCTACTTCTACTGGCTGTGTCCTGAGACCCAGGCCTTTGAGTGGTTTGCAGACCTGTTGCAGAGTCTGGAGGGCCAAATGACAGAGAAGGGGATGGGTGACTTTCTCAGCTACAACATTTACCTCACCAGGTGGAAAGAGACTGAAGTAAGAAAATACAAACTCACAACACATAAATAACTTGCATGTAATAGCTAACATAGGAGCCTCCTGAGACCAGTCAGTAATATCCATGTATTTATGattaattaataataattattcGATGTGAAAGGCAGCTCACTTCAGAGTTCACCATGAATCTGAGAGCGACCCCATCACCGGTCTGAAGCAGAAGACTCTCTATGGGAAGCCCAACTGGGACAGCGAATTCAGCTCCATAGGAACCCATCAcccagggtgagtgtgttcccATGGAAATGACTCCATGGAAACAGACACTGTTAGGTCAATGACCTTTGATGATGTGTGTAACAGGAGATATGAAGTATTTCATGAAAAATTATGTTGTTATATTGTAACACTGGTCGTGTGTTTGGGCCTGCAGGAGCAAGGTGGGAGTGTTCCTCTGTGGCCCCGCCCAGCTTGCTGCAGCTCTGGGGAAGCAGTGTCAGTCCCACTCGGAGGGAGGCGTGAAGTTCATATTTAACAAAGAGAACTTTTAGCTTCCACGGTCTCCCGGGACACCAATTTGGACACCTACTTCTATAACACCAACTGGGACAACATATTCTACAACTCCAACTTCTACGCCATCCCCTTCTATGGCACCAACTTCTATAAAACCACTTCTGCAACACCAAACATATTTaatatgaatgacaatattgGTTATAATGTCATGAATACATGTTGGCTTTCTTACACGAATATGTGGAACTTCTCTGTATTTGCACAAATATGTGAAACTTCTCTGTATTTGCCAACAGAGCACAGAAACTGGAACTGGAAAGTCTGTGTTGAAAATGTCTTCCCTTTTCTAAATAGTTTATCTTTGGACAAATGTGTTGTGGGACGTGAAGCTAGTGAGAGCAGGCTAAACTGGAGCAGGAATGAAAGATCAGAGCTTCAGTTGGTTGGCAGTTTCCATTGATCTGTTGCAGAGACGGTGGTTAAAATGTTCAAACCAGGTCAAATCAAACAacacagacaaaaaaacaaTGAACTGAAATGATCTGATGAAATGATCTGATGAAATAATCTATATCTTCTGTCTCGAATCAGCTCTCTGTTCTGTGCATCTCTGTTCTTCTTCTTGAACTTGTTGACCTGGAGGAAGACTTGAGGATCAATCATTGTTTCTTCAGTCTGTGATAAACAAAACACTTGAAAACGTTGTGTTGCTAGGGACAAGGTGTTGCTAGGGACAAGGTATATTTAATAGGCTATAGATACATCGGTAAATTAGAACAGTGCATCTAGCCTTGGTTTAGGCTTTTAAGAGATTCTgggatttttacatttaaaaacacaattctcTTTTAGTAAGGATATTTAGATTCACAAAGTTTTAGACTAAGTAAGCCAAAGCAGCTATCAAAGTCAGATTGTGAATAAAACACGAAAAATGTGATAAATACAGCATTGGCCTACTCTTCCACTCCTTAAaagggcgattgattgcaaaaccgattttacctttgagttgaaaaatgacagtttgatgtgtaaaatagacatacagtgaacctcaaagtccattgaaacctctttcctatcaAAATGTCACTTCTCACTACTATTTTTAAACTGCAACTtgcaaaagctagcttttgAAACCGTGCAACTTGTGATGTCACAAGTTGCAGCATCAattttgtcacgccccaaaatttattTTTACCCGCCCTCTGGTTTTCTGGAGAtgctgttccgaccttatgttcatcacaaccgcaagctgtattATGTTGTCGCTAATAGTTATtggcaatgctaacgtatcctgcctgtatctagcattggtacaatgtgtgatgatttagtttattggcaatggggctaacgtcatttcatgttcctgactgtgtttcattcaaataaataactggtgttgtcatgtaaatctacaattcaagatgcatgtttgtccagatctatttttcatcaagatagctagagctaactgaagctgagttgaatcacaatagtttgtttgctaagctgtagtgctaacgttacccacctacgttgatcctgtttgcttcgacaacagaag includes the following:
- the LOC124474960 gene encoding cytochrome b-245 heavy chain isoform X2, yielding MAFLTERWFYTRVLLGDALSWARAPAACLNFNCMLILLPVCRNLLSFLRGTIQCCSRTAARQLDRNLTFHKLVAYMIAFHTAVHIIAHLFNFEWFMDAQLLGSNQLPHVLSQIGNGDNASYLNPIRSNQTNPTIVMFTTIAGLTGVAITLALILIITSSMEVIRRSYFEVFWYTHHLFIIFFIGLVLHGFGRIVRGQTASSLDKHKPLQCKDQFEAWGQNGTICPQPEFAGNPPMTWKWVVGPMILYVCERLVRFFRSQQKVVITKVVMHPSKTLELQMKRKGFRMEVGQYVFMQCPSVSSLEWHPFTLTSAPEEDHFSVHIRIVGDWTQGLYKACGGDCTVPQDAWKLPKMAIDGPFGTASEDVFGYEVVMLVGAGIGVTPFASILKSVWYKHIQKNQDVFTKKIYFYWLCPETQAFEWFADLLQSLEGQMTEKGMGDFLSYNIYLTRWKETEAAHFRVHHESESDPITGLKQKTLYGKPNWDSEFSSIGTHHPGSKVGVFLCGPAQLAAALGKQCQSHSEGGVKFIFNKENF
- the LOC124474960 gene encoding cytochrome b-245 heavy chain isoform X1, yielding MGSFVANEGLSIFVILVWLGLNAFLFVHFYMAFLTERWFYTRVLLGDALSWARAPAACLNFNCMLILLPVCRNLLSFLRGTIQCCSRTAARQLDRNLTFHKLVAYMIAFHTAVHIIAHLFNFEWFMDAQLLGSNQLPHVLSQIGNGDNASYLNPIRSNQTNPTIVMFTTIAGLTGVAITLALILIITSSMEVIRRSYFEVFWYTHHLFIIFFIGLVLHGFGRIVRGQTASSLDKHKPLQCKDQFEAWGQNGTICPQPEFAGNPPMTWKWVVGPMILYVCERLVRFFRSQQKVVITKVVMHPSKTLELQMKRKGFRMEVGQYVFMQCPSVSSLEWHPFTLTSAPEEDHFSVHIRIVGDWTQGLYKACGGDCTVPQDAWKLPKMAIDGPFGTASEDVFGYEVVMLVGAGIGVTPFASILKSVWYKHIQKNQDVFTKKIYFYWLCPETQAFEWFADLLQSLEGQMTEKGMGDFLSYNIYLTRWKETEAAHFRVHHESESDPITGLKQKTLYGKPNWDSEFSSIGTHHPGSKVGVFLCGPAQLAAALGKQCQSHSEGGVKFIFNKENF